In the Methylomonas rhizoryzae genome, one interval contains:
- a CDS encoding DinB family protein, producing the protein MNLPEHFALQARYSQWVNRRLYDACATLADAERKRDRGVFFGSIHGTWNHLLLGDRLWLARLQDQPAPYQRLDLQLYNDFAELRAAQSASDEALLDLIQCLGVDDLQRRIAFRSLSTGQDKVLAVTTLLTTLFIHKTHHRGQITALLSQSGCNYGDIDFICAPFVDY; encoded by the coding sequence ATGAATTTGCCGGAACATTTTGCCTTGCAGGCCCGTTACAGCCAGTGGGTTAACCGGCGCCTCTACGACGCTTGCGCGACCTTGGCGGACGCCGAACGCAAACGCGATAGGGGTGTGTTTTTCGGTTCGATTCACGGCACCTGGAATCATTTGCTGCTGGGCGACCGGCTGTGGCTGGCGCGCTTGCAGGATCAGCCCGCGCCTTACCAACGCTTGGATTTGCAACTTTACAACGATTTCGCCGAGCTGCGCGCCGCGCAAAGCGCCAGCGATGAGGCCTTGCTGGATTTGATTCAATGCTTGGGAGTTGACGACTTGCAACGACGCATTGCGTTCCGTAGCCTGTCCACCGGGCAAGACAAGGTATTGGCCGTGACCACCCTGTTGACCACTTTATTCATCCACAAAACCCACCATCGCGGTCAAATCACCGCGCTGTTGAGTCAAAGCGGTTGCAATTACGGTGACATAGATTTCATCTGCGCGCCGTTTGTCGATTATTAA
- a CDS encoding response regulator has protein sequence MPYGPILIVDDEPTNLAILRHTLKDEHRLMLARNGAEALELASKHHPCLVLLDIQMPEMDGYAVCRALKANPATEAIPVIFITTLSELEKEEAGFDAGCVDYLIKPVYPRIVRARVRTHLSLVQAKRLERTYGEALAMLGKAGHYNDSDTGLHIWRIAAYARQLAEAVGWPKESCVLLEQAAPMHDTGKIGIPDSVLRKPGQLDADEWAIMRTHCRIGYEILSSSDAPVFVLAAEVALRHHEKWDGSGYPDGLLGEAIPASARIVALVDVFDALTMKRPYKEAWPVEQALKTVREGSGRHFDPALVEAFETCLPRILEIKADWDSRETQQGV, from the coding sequence ATGCCTTACGGCCCCATCCTCATCGTTGACGATGAGCCCACCAATTTGGCCATCCTACGCCACACGCTCAAAGACGAACACAGGTTAATGCTGGCTCGAAACGGCGCGGAAGCGCTCGAGCTGGCGAGCAAGCACCATCCCTGTCTGGTCCTGCTCGATATCCAGATGCCGGAAATGGACGGCTATGCGGTCTGCCGCGCCCTAAAAGCCAATCCGGCGACCGAGGCCATCCCGGTGATTTTCATTACGACACTGTCCGAATTGGAAAAAGAGGAAGCCGGCTTCGACGCAGGCTGCGTCGATTATTTGATCAAACCGGTTTACCCCCGGATCGTGCGGGCACGGGTGCGGACCCACCTATCGCTGGTTCAGGCCAAACGCTTGGAAAGAACGTACGGCGAGGCCCTCGCCATGCTCGGCAAAGCCGGCCATTACAACGACAGCGATACCGGCCTGCATATCTGGCGCATCGCGGCTTACGCCCGACAACTGGCCGAGGCCGTCGGCTGGCCCAAGGAGAGTTGCGTTTTACTGGAGCAAGCCGCTCCGATGCACGACACCGGCAAAATCGGCATTCCCGACTCGGTGTTGCGCAAACCCGGCCAACTGGATGCGGACGAATGGGCCATCATGCGTACCCATTGCCGGATAGGCTACGAAATCCTGTCCAGCAGCGACGCGCCGGTATTTGTGTTGGCCGCCGAGGTCGCACTTCGCCATCACGAGAAGTGGGACGGCAGCGGTTATCCCGATGGCCTGCTTGGCGAAGCCATTCCCGCATCGGCGCGCATCGTCGCGCTGGTCGACGTGTTCGACGCACTGACCATGAAGCGCCCTTACAAGGAGGCTTGGCCGGTGGAACAGGCCTTGAAAACCGTGCGCGAGGGCTCGGGCCGCCATTTCGACCCTGCGCTGGTCGAAGCATTCGAAACCTGCCTGCCACGTATTTTGGAAATCAAGGCCGATTGGGACAGTCGGGAAACGCAGCAAGGCGTCTGA
- the ilvE gene encoding branched-chain-amino-acid transaminase — MTDRAICWLNGQLLPAERAGIPVNDHGLLYGDGVFEGIRFYKRRAFRLPQHLQRLQLSARAIALQIPLSAAELIAAIEGLIAAFAEDDGYIRLMVTRGAGPLGLNPKSCASPNVIAIADQLTMMDIGQQQAGARLIVSSVRRLPADGLDPRIKSLNYLNHILAKIEANHAGADEALLLNGQGRVAEGSADNVFIVRDGLLLTPPCSEGALEGITRELVLELARANGIEANEQPLGVYDLYAADECFLTGTGAELIPVASIDCRPLPDCPGPTFRRLRQAFVETIAAECRGA; from the coding sequence ATGACTGACCGCGCCATATGCTGGTTGAACGGCCAACTGCTGCCTGCCGAACGCGCCGGAATTCCGGTCAACGACCACGGCCTGCTGTACGGCGACGGCGTGTTCGAAGGCATACGCTTTTACAAGCGTCGCGCCTTTCGCCTGCCGCAACATTTACAGCGTCTGCAGTTGTCGGCACGGGCGATTGCGTTGCAAATTCCGCTGTCAGCCGCCGAATTGATCGCGGCCATCGAAGGGCTGATCGCGGCGTTCGCCGAGGACGACGGCTACATCCGCTTGATGGTCACGCGCGGCGCCGGCCCGTTGGGCTTGAATCCCAAGAGCTGCGCATCGCCCAATGTCATTGCCATTGCCGACCAATTGACGATGATGGACATCGGCCAACAACAGGCCGGTGCGCGGCTGATCGTATCGTCGGTGCGCCGCTTGCCGGCCGACGGCCTCGATCCGCGCATCAAGAGCCTGAATTATTTGAACCACATTCTCGCCAAAATCGAAGCCAACCATGCCGGCGCCGACGAGGCGCTGCTGCTCAATGGCCAAGGCCGGGTCGCGGAAGGCAGCGCCGATAACGTGTTTATCGTACGAGACGGCCTTTTGCTGACGCCGCCGTGCAGCGAAGGGGCGCTGGAAGGTATCACCCGCGAATTGGTGTTAGAGTTGGCGCGGGCCAACGGCATCGAAGCTAACGAACAGCCGTTGGGCGTGTACGATTTGTACGCGGCCGATGAATGTTTCCTGACCGGCACCGGCGCGGAGCTGATTCCGGTCGCCAGCATTGACTGCCGGCCGTTGCCCGATTGCCCGGGACCGACGTTCCGCCGTTTGCGGCAGGCCTTTGTTGAAACCATAGCCGCCGAGTGCAGGGGAGCCTGA
- a CDS encoding histidine phosphatase family protein, whose product MRHGQPSVALTGWLRARDLARLAEAYRVAGIVDAPPRVSLDVFQRIGMVLCSDLPRSRQSAHALAVGENPVADALFGEARLPHFNQGCVCLPVGVWLVLLRLLWLAGFSRNGQSYRAAKRRAGLAAQRLIDFAEVHGSVLLVGHGVMNHLIGRELRARGWHCRLRPGKDYWTYGVYEAN is encoded by the coding sequence ATGCGCCACGGCCAGCCTAGCGTGGCTTTGACCGGCTGGCTGCGGGCGCGCGACTTGGCTCGGCTCGCCGAAGCCTATCGCGTCGCCGGTATCGTCGATGCGCCGCCGCGGGTTAGCCTTGACGTGTTTCAGCGCATCGGCATGGTGTTGTGCAGCGATCTGCCGCGTTCCCGGCAATCGGCACACGCATTGGCTGTTGGCGAAAATCCGGTCGCCGATGCGCTGTTCGGAGAAGCTCGATTACCGCATTTTAATCAAGGTTGTGTTTGCCTGCCGGTGGGCGTATGGCTGGTCTTGTTGCGCCTGCTATGGTTGGCCGGCTTTTCCCGCAATGGCCAATCGTACCGGGCGGCCAAACGGCGTGCCGGCTTGGCCGCGCAACGCTTGATCGATTTTGCCGAAGTGCACGGCAGCGTGTTGTTGGTGGGGCACGGTGTGATGAATCACTTGATCGGCCGCGAACTGCGCGCCCGGGGCTGGCATTGTCGCCTGCGCCCTGGCAAGGATTATTGGACTTATGGGGTTTATGAGGCAAATTGA
- a CDS encoding cupin domain-containing protein has protein sequence MTEPPFPDAVAAEQVPPRPRKSLYPQAIRDLYDHGLAGREKRALGDAFGLQNFGVNLTKLAPGAISALRHAHAKQDEFIYVLQGTPMLYTDAGATLLAPGLCAGFKAGSGNAHRLVNESAQDVLYLEIGDRTPGDRVDYPDDDLLAVGTDGGWLFTHKDGKPYP, from the coding sequence ATGACTGAACCACCATTCCCAGACGCCGTCGCTGCCGAGCAAGTGCCGCCGCGGCCGAGAAAATCCCTGTATCCGCAAGCGATTCGCGACCTGTATGACCACGGATTGGCGGGGCGGGAAAAACGTGCGCTCGGCGACGCGTTCGGGCTACAAAACTTCGGCGTCAATCTGACCAAGTTGGCGCCGGGCGCGATTTCCGCCTTGCGCCATGCCCACGCCAAGCAGGACGAATTCATATACGTGCTACAAGGCACGCCGATGCTGTATACCGACGCGGGGGCGACGCTGTTGGCGCCGGGTCTATGCGCGGGCTTCAAGGCGGGTAGCGGCAACGCCCATCGCTTGGTCAACGAATCGGCGCAGGACGTGCTGTATCTGGAAATAGGCGACCGCACGCCGGGCGACCGGGTCGACTATCCCGACGACGATTTGTTGGCGGTCGGCACGGACGGCGGTTGGCTGTTCACCCATAAAGACGGCAAACCGTATCCGTGA
- the glgX gene encoding glycogen debranching protein GlgX: MTELFPNGSSYPLGSTLRPGGANFSIYAKNAAAVQLLLFDDIADEQPARIVDFDPCRQATFHYWHAFVPDIKAGQLYGYRVSGPATSERAKDKLLLDPYARGIAVGPNYQRKTACQPGCNWGQAMKSVVVDYRGYNWGDDAPLRKPFRGTVIYEMHVRGFTQHQSSGLPADKRGTYAGVIEKIPYLQELGVTAVELLPVFQFDPQDAPPGLVNYWGYTPVSFFAPHSAYSSDPSPLGAIAEFRDMVKALHKAGIEVILDVVFNHTAEGDHRGPVLSYKGLANDVYYILDPHTGSYSNYSGTGNTLKANHSVVRRLILDSLRYWVTEMHVDGFRFDLASILSRDEEGRPFPNPPILWDIETDPVLSGSKLIAEAWDAAGLYQVGHFIGDFWKEWNGQFRDDIRSFLRADSGSVAKLPNRIFASPDIFLYEQKDPETSINFVTCHDGFTLADLVSYNDKHNAANLEQNRDGCDNNYSWNCGAEGPSDDPHINALRKRQIKNFLALNLLSAGTPMLTMGDEACRTQAGNNNAYCHDSELSWFDWSLLEQHADIHRFVKSLIALRKSMYSQSTSSTTLNQFFQRIHIEYHGVKLNQADWSANSHSLAILVAELQQTQVFYFIFNSFWESLEFELPDSFNNRALNWRRVLDTALASPMDCVALDSATDLLANRYTAESRSIAMLISV, encoded by the coding sequence ATGACCGAACTCTTCCCCAACGGCAGTTCTTATCCGCTAGGTTCGACACTCAGGCCGGGCGGTGCCAATTTCAGCATTTACGCCAAAAACGCCGCAGCGGTACAGCTGCTGTTGTTCGACGACATCGCCGACGAGCAACCCGCCCGCATCGTAGACTTCGATCCCTGCCGACAAGCGACTTTTCATTACTGGCATGCCTTCGTGCCGGACATCAAAGCCGGCCAACTCTACGGTTATCGGGTCAGCGGACCGGCCACATCCGAGCGCGCCAAGGATAAATTGCTATTGGACCCTTATGCGCGCGGCATCGCAGTCGGCCCGAATTATCAAAGAAAAACGGCTTGCCAGCCCGGATGCAATTGGGGGCAAGCCATGAAAAGCGTAGTCGTCGATTACCGCGGCTACAATTGGGGCGACGACGCACCGCTGCGCAAACCCTTCCGGGGAACGGTGATCTACGAAATGCATGTGCGCGGCTTTACCCAACATCAAAGCTCCGGCCTGCCGGCCGACAAGCGCGGCACTTATGCCGGCGTCATCGAAAAAATCCCCTATTTGCAAGAACTCGGAGTTACCGCAGTGGAACTGTTGCCGGTGTTTCAATTCGACCCGCAAGACGCACCGCCCGGCCTGGTCAACTATTGGGGCTATACGCCGGTTTCGTTTTTCGCCCCGCACAGCGCCTACAGTTCCGACCCGTCGCCGCTCGGCGCCATCGCCGAATTTCGCGACATGGTCAAAGCCCTGCACAAAGCCGGCATAGAAGTAATATTAGACGTGGTGTTCAACCATACCGCCGAAGGCGATCACCGAGGGCCGGTTTTAAGCTATAAAGGCTTGGCCAATGACGTCTACTACATCCTCGATCCGCACACCGGCAGCTATAGCAATTATTCCGGCACCGGCAACACCTTGAAAGCCAATCATTCCGTAGTCAGACGCTTAATATTGGACAGCTTGCGTTATTGGGTCACCGAAATGCACGTGGACGGCTTTCGTTTCGACTTGGCATCCATCCTGTCTCGCGACGAAGAAGGCCGGCCATTTCCCAACCCACCGATTTTATGGGACATAGAAACCGATCCCGTGCTCTCCGGCAGCAAGCTGATAGCGGAAGCCTGGGACGCCGCCGGCCTTTACCAAGTCGGCCATTTCATCGGCGACTTCTGGAAAGAATGGAACGGCCAGTTCCGCGACGATATCCGTTCGTTTTTGCGGGCGGACAGCGGCAGCGTCGCCAAATTACCCAACCGCATCTTCGCCAGCCCCGACATTTTCCTATACGAGCAAAAAGATCCGGAAACCAGCATCAATTTCGTGACCTGCCACGACGGCTTTACCCTGGCGGATTTGGTGTCCTACAACGACAAACACAACGCCGCCAATCTGGAACAAAACCGCGACGGCTGCGACAACAACTACAGCTGGAATTGCGGCGCCGAAGGACCCAGCGACGACCCGCACATCAACGCCCTGCGCAAGCGGCAAATCAAAAACTTTCTGGCGTTGAACTTGTTGTCCGCCGGCACGCCGATGCTGACCATGGGAGACGAAGCGTGCCGAACCCAGGCAGGCAACAACAACGCCTATTGTCACGACAGCGAATTGAGCTGGTTCGATTGGTCGTTATTGGAACAACACGCCGATATTCACCGTTTCGTAAAAAGCCTGATTGCGTTGCGTAAAAGCATGTATTCGCAGAGCACGAGTTCCACGACGTTGAACCAATTCTTTCAACGCATCCACATCGAATACCATGGGGTTAAGTTAAACCAAGCGGATTGGTCGGCCAATTCGCACAGCTTGGCGATCTTGGTCGCCGAACTGCAGCAAACCCAAGTGTTTTATTTTATTTTCAATAGTTTTTGGGAATCACTGGAATTCGAATTGCCGGACAGTTTCAATAACCGAGCGCTGAACTGGCGACGCGTGCTGGATACCGCGCTAGCCTCGCCCATGGACTGCGTTGCGCTAGACAGCGCCACCGACCTCCTCGCCAACCGCTATACAGCCGAATCCCGCTCTATCGCTATGTTAATCAGCGTCTAG
- a CDS encoding response regulator, protein MNDSIPTHDNLDFRLLFESSPDLYLVLNANLEIVAVSDAYTRATLTCREEILGKTLFQVFPDNPDDPTAEGQRNLSASLQRVLQSGKPDTMPVQKYDIPRPDGAGFEERYWSPINIPILGKDGEVAYMLHRAEDLTEFIRVKQQGVEQSQLNDTLRAQAVKMEVELFARSKEIAAASAELKGANQELSRLYAKTLELDELKTQFFANVSHEFRTPLTLMLGPLEELLARFAPQGPQPAATAYEQLSLVHRNSLRLLKLVNSLLDFSRIEAGRMEAAYEATDLAAYTAELASLFRSATDKAGLRLAISCPTLPEPVYVDRQMWEKIVLNLLSNAYKHTFSGEIEVALRWRETSVELAVRDTGVGIAPDQLSHVFDRFHRVPNVRSRSHEGSGIGLALVQELVRLHGGAVGVTSRPGVGSTFTVTILAGTAHLPVERIRPSRTTDAHPLAADFFAEEALRWDLEKEHECGTSQQTGTDGSIELSTGLNAHIVVADDNVDMRGYVARLLRQQGYAVTAVHDGLAALAAVRQRRPDLVLTDIMMPGLDGIGLLSALREDRETSAIPVILLSARAGEDERIEGLKHRADDYLTKPFSARELLARVGSCLEISRLRNDAETQLRLQETEREFRSLAETMPQMVWATRPDGWNVYFNRQWVEYTGLTLEESYGHGWNIPFHPEDKQRAWDAWQRATQHRESYSLECRLRRADGVYRWWLVRGVPLLNEQGRIQKWCGTCTDIQELKEAETAIRESETRLHFALEMSNTGAWEVDLETRAAYRSIEHARIFGYSDTASAWSVDKFLAHVLAADRLKVAAVLQEAFASGGEGRFECRIRRTDGEIRWIMVAGRYRVNRTDGKSQVAVGVIQDITDSKRIQEELKLHRDQLEMLVARRTEELEKAMALADAANHAKSAFLANMSHEIRTPMNAVLGFCYLLEQRHLDGESLALVRKVHHAGHALLSLINDILDFSKIEAGRLEIERAPFKLTELLDNLAAIMATAAHNKDLELVITPPAEIDALVGDALRLQQILINLLSNAIKFTERGEVELRISVESADKQQCKLRFGVRDTGIGISSEQQSLIFSAFGQADSSISRRFGGTGLGLSISMQLVELMGGRLQVTSEVDRGSEFWFVLPLQRDQRVERRPTQLARLELLIADDCASVRDALAVVTDSLGWLADTAASGEAALMKALARMHSQRFYDAIVLDWKMPGLDGLNTAKAIRQALQEKPRDLDPPIMLMVTTRLREELLSQPGIEGVVKVLSKPVTASTLYSAIADVLNQRGQGLFRPAPAQLGNAGNRRIPGVRVLVVDDSEINREVAKSILEADGAIVDTACDGQDALEWLRAHPDATDIVLMDVQMPRLDGYAATRLIRADERWRELPIVALTAGAFQELRDAAQDSGMNDFIAKPFNVAQMMETIQRLTGCLAGKATSGVSDATAAVGSASVPPPLPTTDASESDLPAIDLAAAREQWGQLGVYRTYLDKFLAAFVEGGTSIAAACNEGDLKAAAAQAHKLCGVAGSLRLPRVAELARQLETCLNAGDTAIKLTAELQAAIDQVRAAVDAWPEADNPVASPDPVADSLGNGLFALFKGMLEALDRNDPDDSEIWLGRLRQHPNSIQLAELDALLADFDFRAAEAAVRSQLQRLNLSIPE, encoded by the coding sequence ATGAATGACTCCATCCCAACCCATGACAATTTGGATTTCCGCTTACTGTTCGAATCGTCGCCCGACCTCTATCTGGTTCTAAATGCGAATCTGGAAATCGTCGCGGTCAGTGATGCCTACACCCGAGCCACGTTGACCTGCCGGGAGGAAATATTGGGAAAAACGTTGTTCCAAGTTTTTCCCGACAACCCCGACGATCCGACCGCGGAAGGCCAACGCAATTTGAGTGCCTCCTTGCAGCGGGTGTTGCAGTCCGGCAAGCCCGACACGATGCCGGTGCAAAAATACGATATTCCCAGGCCCGACGGCGCGGGTTTCGAGGAGCGCTATTGGAGCCCGATCAATATCCCGATTCTGGGCAAGGACGGCGAGGTGGCCTATATGCTGCATCGGGCCGAAGATTTGACCGAGTTTATCCGCGTCAAACAGCAGGGTGTCGAGCAAAGCCAGCTCAACGACACCTTACGCGCCCAGGCCGTCAAAATGGAAGTCGAGCTGTTCGCCCGCAGCAAAGAGATCGCGGCCGCCAGCGCGGAGTTGAAGGGCGCCAATCAGGAATTGTCGCGCCTGTATGCCAAAACCTTGGAGTTGGATGAGCTGAAGACCCAGTTTTTTGCCAACGTCAGCCACGAGTTTCGCACACCGCTAACCTTGATGCTGGGACCGCTGGAAGAGTTATTGGCCCGCTTTGCCCCGCAAGGCCCTCAGCCTGCCGCAACCGCATACGAGCAGCTTAGCCTGGTACATCGAAACAGCTTGCGTCTGCTGAAATTAGTCAATTCGCTGCTCGACTTTTCTCGCATCGAAGCCGGGCGGATGGAAGCGGCCTATGAAGCGACCGATCTGGCCGCCTATACCGCTGAACTGGCCAGCCTATTCCGTTCGGCTACCGACAAGGCGGGTCTGCGGCTTGCCATATCCTGCCCGACTTTACCGGAACCGGTGTATGTGGACCGGCAAATGTGGGAAAAGATTGTCCTCAATCTGCTCAGCAACGCCTACAAACATACCTTTTCCGGTGAAATCGAGGTGGCGCTGCGCTGGCGCGAAACCTCGGTCGAACTAGCCGTGCGCGATACCGGAGTGGGAATTGCGCCGGATCAACTTAGTCACGTATTCGACCGCTTCCATCGGGTGCCGAACGTGCGCTCGCGCAGCCATGAGGGCAGCGGCATCGGCCTGGCGTTAGTGCAGGAGCTGGTCCGCTTGCACGGCGGCGCAGTCGGGGTAACGAGTAGGCCGGGTGTCGGCAGCACGTTTACCGTGACTATCCTCGCCGGCACCGCACATTTGCCGGTGGAACGGATTCGTCCGTCCCGGACGACGGACGCTCATCCGCTGGCCGCCGATTTTTTCGCTGAGGAAGCGTTGCGTTGGGACTTGGAAAAGGAACACGAATGTGGCACAAGCCAACAAACCGGAACGGATGGATCAATAGAGTTAAGTACCGGGTTGAACGCGCACATCGTGGTTGCCGACGACAATGTCGACATGCGCGGCTATGTTGCCCGGCTTTTACGACAGCAGGGCTATGCGGTCACGGCGGTTCACGACGGCTTAGCGGCGCTGGCAGCAGTGCGCCAACGTCGGCCCGATCTAGTGCTGACCGACATCATGATGCCGGGCCTGGATGGCATCGGATTGCTGAGCGCTCTGCGCGAAGATCGGGAGACCAGTGCCATTCCGGTCATTTTGCTCTCGGCCCGGGCCGGAGAGGACGAACGCATTGAAGGCTTGAAACACCGGGCCGACGACTATCTGACCAAGCCATTCAGCGCGCGGGAGTTATTGGCTCGGGTTGGATCATGCCTTGAAATATCGAGATTGCGCAACGATGCCGAAACTCAGCTCCGCCTGCAAGAAACCGAGCGTGAATTTCGCTCGCTGGCGGAGACGATGCCGCAAATGGTCTGGGCCACCCGGCCGGACGGTTGGAATGTTTATTTTAACCGTCAATGGGTCGAATATACCGGGCTTACGCTCGAAGAAAGTTACGGTCACGGTTGGAATATTCCTTTCCATCCGGAAGACAAGCAACGCGCATGGGATGCATGGCAACGTGCGACGCAGCATAGGGAAAGCTATTCATTAGAATGCCGCTTGCGGCGAGCGGACGGCGTTTACCGCTGGTGGCTGGTCCGGGGCGTGCCGCTGCTAAACGAGCAAGGCCGGATACAAAAATGGTGCGGCACCTGTACCGACATTCAAGAATTAAAAGAAGCGGAAACTGCTATCCGAGAAAGTGAAACAAGGCTGCATTTTGCTTTGGAGATGTCGAATACCGGCGCCTGGGAAGTCGACTTGGAAACGCGCGCGGCGTACCGATCGATCGAACACGCCCGTATTTTCGGCTATTCCGACACGGCGTCGGCATGGTCAGTCGACAAATTCCTGGCACATGTGTTGGCGGCAGACCGCCTCAAGGTAGCGGCAGTGCTGCAAGAGGCGTTTGCCAGCGGCGGCGAAGGCAGATTCGAATGCCGGATTCGGCGTACCGATGGCGAAATCCGCTGGATCATGGTAGCCGGCCGCTATCGCGTCAACCGAACGGATGGCAAAAGCCAGGTCGCCGTGGGCGTTATTCAAGACATTACCGACAGCAAGCGCATCCAGGAGGAACTCAAACTGCACCGCGACCAGTTGGAAATGTTGGTTGCCCGCCGAACCGAAGAACTGGAAAAAGCCATGGCGTTGGCGGACGCCGCCAACCACGCCAAGAGCGCCTTCCTGGCCAATATGAGCCATGAAATCCGCACGCCGATGAACGCCGTGCTGGGTTTTTGCTATCTGTTGGAACAGCGCCACCTGGACGGCGAATCGCTGGCCTTGGTGCGCAAAGTCCACCATGCCGGGCATGCGCTGCTATCGCTGATCAACGATATCCTGGACTTTTCCAAGATCGAGGCCGGCCGGCTGGAAATCGAGCGCGCGCCGTTCAAGCTGACCGAACTGCTGGACAACCTCGCCGCTATCATGGCGACTGCCGCCCATAACAAAGACTTGGAATTGGTCATCACCCCACCCGCCGAAATCGACGCCTTGGTTGGCGACGCCTTGCGCCTGCAACAAATATTGATCAACTTGCTCAGCAACGCGATCAAATTCACCGAACGCGGCGAAGTCGAGTTACGCATTAGTGTGGAATCCGCGGACAAACAGCAATGTAAGCTGCGATTTGGGGTGCGCGATACCGGTATCGGCATTTCCAGCGAACAGCAGTCGCTGATTTTTTCGGCGTTCGGCCAAGCCGATAGCAGCATCAGCCGCCGATTCGGCGGCACCGGCTTGGGTTTGAGCATCAGCATGCAACTGGTGGAACTGATGGGCGGCCGCTTGCAAGTGACCAGCGAAGTGGACCGGGGCAGCGAATTCTGGTTTGTGTTGCCGTTGCAGCGTGACCAGCGCGTGGAGCGCCGGCCAACCCAACTGGCTCGGCTCGAATTACTGATCGCAGATGACTGCGCCAGCGTGCGCGACGCCCTGGCCGTTGTTACCGACTCTCTGGGTTGGCTGGCCGATACCGCCGCTTCCGGCGAGGCCGCCCTGATGAAAGCGCTGGCCAGAATGCACAGCCAACGTTTTTACGATGCGATCGTATTAGATTGGAAAATGCCGGGCCTGGACGGGCTAAATACCGCTAAAGCCATACGCCAAGCGCTTCAGGAAAAACCCCGGGACTTGGATCCGCCGATAATGCTTATGGTAACCACTCGTTTGCGTGAAGAACTATTATCCCAGCCGGGTATTGAGGGAGTGGTTAAGGTGCTGAGCAAGCCGGTCACCGCCTCAACGCTCTACTCCGCCATCGCCGACGTGCTAAACCAACGCGGTCAGGGACTGTTTCGGCCAGCCCCGGCGCAGCTCGGTAACGCCGGCAATCGCCGGATTCCCGGCGTACGCGTGCTGGTGGTGGATGATAGCGAAATTAACCGGGAAGTGGCAAAGAGCATCCTGGAGGCGGACGGCGCGATCGTCGATACGGCCTGCGACGGCCAGGACGCGCTGGAATGGCTGCGAGCCCATCCCGATGCGACGGATATCGTGTTGATGGACGTGCAAATGCCGCGCCTGGACGGCTATGCCGCCACGCGCTTGATCCGGGCGGATGAACGCTGGCGGGAGCTACCTATCGTCGCGCTGACCGCCGGCGCCTTCCAAGAATTGCGCGATGCCGCGCAGGATTCCGGCATGAACGATTTTATTGCCAAGCCGTTCAACGTGGCGCAGATGATGGAAACCATTCAACGCTTGACCGGATGCTTGGCCGGAAAGGCCACCTCAGGCGTGAGCGACGCAACCGCAGCCGTCGGTTCGGCAAGCGTACCGCCGCCGCTGCCGACAACCGACGCCAGTGAATCCGACTTGCCGGCTATCGATCTGGCGGCCGCGCGCGAGCAATGGGGCCAGCTCGGCGTCTACCGCACCTATCTGGATAAATTCCTCGCCGCTTTCGTGGAGGGCGGAACGTCTATCGCAGCCGCCTGCAACGAAGGCGACCTGAAAGCAGCGGCAGCTCAGGCCCATAAACTTTGCGGAGTGGCTGGTTCGCTGCGACTACCCCGAGTCGCAGAATTGGCTCGCCAACTAGAAACATGCTTGAATGCGGGCGATACGGCGATTAAACTGACAGCAGAGCTGCAAGCCGCGATAGATCAAGTACGCGCGGCAGTCGACGCTTGGCCGGAAGCCGACAATCCCGTTGCCTCGCCGGATCCGGTTGCCGACTCGCTTGGGAATGGCTTGTTTGCGTTATTCAAGGGCATGCTGGAAGCGCTCGACCGTAACGACCCCGATGATTCCGAAATCTGGTTGGGCCGGCTGCGGCAGCACCCGAATTCTATCCAACTGGCCGAGTTGGACGCGCTACTGGCCGACTTCGATTTCCGCGCGGCGGAAGCCGCCGTACGCAGCCAGTTGCAGCGCCTGAATTTATCGATACCGGAGTAA